One Podarcis raffonei isolate rPodRaf1 chromosome 3, rPodRaf1.pri, whole genome shotgun sequence genomic region harbors:
- the GJA10 gene encoding gap junction alpha-10 protein, giving the protein MTMGDWNLLGSILEEVHIHSTIVGKIWLTILFIFRMLVLGVAAEDVWDDEQAEFICNTEQPGCSNICYDKAFPISLIRYWVLQVIFVSSPSLVYMGHALYRLRALEKERQRKKAHLKAQLEEIELILEEHRRIERELRKLEEQKKVNKAPLQGALLWTYILHILTRSVLEVGFMVGQYLLYGFQMYPLYKCTRPPCPNTVDCFVSRPTEKTIFMVFMHSIAAVSLFLNVLEIVHLGVKKIKKTLCGTLKEELVATDNDINFSKKNSVIQQICIMSNLSPQGSFKYMPDQQVGLPAYLAPEEGFTPAEQNQNPINAEQQWCSNQRSRPNQHQGQLHHLCRHLEHSNECDQHHRQLPRHLQNLMGQRHDYQQQNESSSSEDVQKPSQQGTNSYRKNEQHPLEHSKNPQHGPKPCIISSHMDSPQGILRKHSRALSCKDLGTDRCDSPDSGRHQNRKSSFLSRVLSESQLDTDSDTSDSRNGSGSDAKHRDDSSLPNTPPLPSAMGRRMSMASRPKRPSFYTLLV; this is encoded by the coding sequence ATGACTATGGGGGACTGGAACTTGCTGGGCAGCATTCTAGAAGAAGTACACATCCATTCTACCATAGTGGGCAAAATCTGGCTCACCATCCTTTTCATATTTCGAATGCTAGTTCTTGGTGTTGCAGCTGAAGATGTCTGGGATGATGAGCAAGCAGAGTTCATTTGCAACACAGAGCAGCCTGGCTGCAGCAATATCTGCTATGACAAAGCTTTCCCCATCTCCCTGATCCGTTACTGGGTGCTACAGGTAATCTTTGTTTCATCTCCTTCCCTCGTTTATATGGGTCATGCCCTTTACAGACTCCGGGCCCTTGAGAAAGAGAGGCAGCGGAAGAAAGCTCACCTCAAAGCACAGCTGGAAGAGATCGAGCTTATATTGGAAGAACACAGGAGAATAGAGAGGGAACTGAGGAAGTTGGAAGAACAAAAGAAAGTAAACAAGGCACCCTTGCAAGGGGCCTTGTTGTGGACCTACATCCTGCATATCCTGACCCGGTCAGTCTTAGAAGTGGGTTTTATGGTGGGTCAGTATCTTTTATATGGGTTTCAAATGTATCCACTTTATAAATGCACTCGCCCACCATGTCCTAACACTGTGGATTGTTTTGTATCTAGACCAACAGAGAAAACTATCTTCATGGTTTTCATGCACAGTATTGCAGCAGTTTCTCTCTTTCTGAATGTTTTAGAGATTGTCCACTTGGGGGTGAAGAAGATTAAAAAGACCCTTTGTGGGACACTCAAGGAGGAGCTTGTAGCCACTGATAATGACAttaacttttccaaaaaaaattcagTGATACAGCAGATTTGCATCATGTCTAACTTGTCTCCCCAAGGCAGTTTTAAATATATGCCAGACCAGCAAGTTGGGCTGCCAGCTTACTTGGCTCCTGAGGAAGGATTCACGCCTGCTGAACAAAACCAGAACCCAATAAACGCAGAACAACAGTGGTGCAGCAACCAGAGAAGCAGGCCAAATCAGCACCAGGGTCAACTCCACCACCTCTGCAGACATCTAGAACATTCTAATGAGTGTGATCAGCACCACCGACAGCTCCCCAGGCACCTCCAAAATCTCATGGGTCAGCGGCATGACTATCAACAACAGAATGAGTCTTCCAGCAGTGAGGATGTCCAGAAGCCATCACAGCAGGGCACCAACAGCTATCGAAAGAATGAACAGCATCCTCTAGAACATTCCAAGAATCCTCAACATGGTCCTAAACCTTGCATTATCTCCAGTCATATGGACAGCCCTCAAGGCATTCTTCGAAAGCATAGCCGGGCACTCAGCTGCAAGGACTTAGGAACTGATCGCTGTGACTCTCCAGACAGTGGGCGTCATCAGAACCGCAAGTCTAGCTTTTTGTCCAGGGTGTTGTCAGAAAGCCAGCTGGACACAGACTCAGACACCTCAGACTCGCGGAATGGTTCTGGCTCAGATGCCAAACACAGAGATGATAGCAGTCTTCCGAACACACCACCACTTCCTTCCGCAATGGGACGCAGAATGTCAATGGCAAGTAGACCCAAGCGACCTTCCTTCTATACCCTGCTAGTGTGA
- the CASP8AP2 gene encoding CASP8-associated protein 2, whose amino-acid sequence MATDDDDDGMTFSNLLHGVSSQGVDDDESSVDIYDGLDSSPVISVKPATKLTSSISSLNLFDEILIEEGTAKEATYNDLQAEHEKCQQQLQELTRRFQQIQEQNSALQNENQSLKKNISALLKTARVEINRKDEEINSLQRRLTEFQVHPNRTYVPASTNNARNFEGSKLKNKFRDLVPENNSRTDSRTTQALPKDKPCGYPPWGTENKKLPPEKGDTLYVSQSHPEQLCRDGTHVRLASVDSSYDKEKGKKEMKHNEHHSSENNNRYKTKAHQNLGSTLEGKLDPRGRLEVNPDKTEKNGLWKDKKDLKLKSSPHTEKRTGKVPSAREKQPTPKDTSLSKPEHSSSDRSEKSQYKNQKDLKLRNKEESNNGQKNRQSDSYLEQQRTGKVSSPPEWNKIARSPKKLSKSYVEDRKRKHSDCRRNKEASGPVPCGGKPSPPPPPPVLNKDLKHGHPKEDSSKSESEHTRSKSGRHRTEEKRKNERDDSNEARTSQNEKRESKEPSLQTGKGAMKIKDSSKREKKKSFQSVETAKVVEGLEEQVPIKVRREEEQSKSKDLKLSFMQTLNLTLSPAKKQTDKCKAVAKSTNKCGTEIPGQEVMLVPAEAIGANAIKQTQTPLSPICDNPVQTKSEQVMPLSEVKTKVGNEGLPKTLNAKPLKTTSDPQDIAAQWAPEDAKLLPEAKTGMGEADGVDEMHVASGLESPLVQDTLPDNSFNDVETISSVDFDSFSVIDEISGTDSDSLMDEKESSNWTGENVLEGPEKENKPMPHKATVEEGKILSGGHLEPSFPDRNHENHLETLYNEGLKPTSPAREISTVSVDDDNSILSIDLNHMRNIPKAISPLNSPMRPLAKVPRMESPYKGPVKSYNTDFVPENAVVYPGRNQSSELNKENQKPLCSDHQILEESQLSMSSDELEEGEIVSDNDEPKIEASSENSKKTRRKASPDRSNLAKSTCNHKVRTTSSREDTGKLSSGGKNKENPKDGTIMRSNEVKKIKTVSMDSLEKIVQIIVVPSTVHEFMQMLKAIRKQVRKSYMKFKIQFPVQHFHRIIDSAILNFTSLVKYLDFSKMSKSSEALKLNLCEVIEYKLNRIKENSAIEHLFEQQQSDMKKKLWKLVDEQLDYLFDKIKKIILKLCTLVSFGNESDEGKLDKRKKESPKCLINHKNKIDRQKSKKPALNARMQRPEECAPSKPVAGNQLLKRGHHNTNKMSTQKNVTAKCRSSHTVNPKHSRTEAEPFKESSMSDTSLNGGKNENERLRMIGDSHKSDISCGPLTEQQMSGLTFNLVNDAQMGEMFKSLLQGSDLSEKNGDFINDNQWEFRTPEKHTQDGQNCVNEPPYETEEQIPRETGVESRVLDGIKWPIVSPERDSAFLARLQMPIDPDILDESCMFEIPTSPALKKGEECISEKPKSLVSSILLEDLAVSLTIPSPLKSDAHLSFLKPDMYGSVPEDVLSAHFSEDAHLEEEDASEQDIHLALESDNSSSKSSCSSSWASIPPAPGFQYCPSLPMQAVIMEKSNDHFIVKIRRAAPSTSPVLEQPTLANEPLTSSSGAGNKEIVLEEKLDTLDLKSIPLEDTATSKENLKIIDSEGKLNDVGERQVTHLLGSEKEPPLCLANDQVPHLSEPQQEPHSDAPNEALESVEDLFRNAREEQPCNLAASELLQERYTNASQTQGPDLLGPHQVLHGGAGPEEATDLQEPPKEPGRTLESLIKTSQHEDTPEVFTLPQAHTVKVFQKRDASCAELEHSPISCAAVSLVEKLSSETHFDICVDLTDETPIENEVDSWDLTVERASNARMGGLCKDKEEGKTVNHHVADDHPKHDVEAVVNLTEHPPDKCTADKNFETGTTLNTSGLGCETKERKKRKKETEDTPNAKRQRKESSELACKKGSKRSKEITSVTTDTSSNKTASVGDKDSLPSTSSLTPSSLCAKNIIKKKGEVVISWTRNDDREILLECQKKGPSGKTFASVAVRLNKSPAQVEERFKQLLKLFKMSNCS is encoded by the exons ATGGCAacagatgatgatgacgatgggATGACGTTTTCTAATTTATTGCATGGTG TTTCTTCTCAAGGAGTAGATGATGATGAGAGTTCAGTGGATATTTATGATGGATTAGACAGCTCTCCAGTTATTTCTG TCAAACCTGCTACAAAACTGACCTCATCAATAAGTAGTTTAAACCTATTCGATGAGATCCTGATTGAAGAAGGAACAGCAAAGGAAGCTACTTACAATGAT TTGCAGGCTGAACATGAGAAATGTCAGCAACAACTTCAAGAGTTGACAAGGAGGTTTCAGCAAATACAAGAACAG AACTCTGCTCTGCAAAATGAAAACCAGTCTCTTAAAAAGAATATTTCCGCTCTTCTAAAAACAGCTAGAGTGGAAATTAATCGCAAGGATGAAGAAATTAATAGTCTCCAGCGAAG GTTAACAGAATTTCAAGTTCATCCGAATAGAACATACGTCCCAGCATCAACTAATAATGCAAGAAACTTTGAGGGatcaaaactgaaaaataaattcAGAGATTTAGTTCCAGAGAACAATTCAAGAACTGATTCTAGAACTACCCAAGCCCTGCCTAAGGACAAACCTTGCGGTTATCCACCTTGGGgtacagaaaataagaaattgcCTCCAGAAAAAGGAGACACTCTATACGTATCTCAATCTCATCCTGAACAGCTTTGCAGAGATGGTACTCATGTAAGGCTTGCAAGTGTTGACAGCTCTTAtgacaaagaaaaaggaaaaaaagaaatgaagcatAATGAGCATCATAGCAGTGAGAATAACAACAGatacaaaacaaaagcacaccaaaatcTGGGCAGCACACTAGAGGGAAAGTTGGATCCTCGTGGAAGGTTGGAAGTTAAtccagacaaaacagaaaaaaatggacTATGGAAAGACAAAAAGGACTTGAAGCTCAAAAGCAGCCCACATACAGAAAAAAGAACTGGTAAGGTCCCTTCTGCTAGGGAGAAACAACCAACTCCTAAAGACACATCACTGTCAAAACCAGAACACTCTAGCAGTGACAGGAGTGAAAAGTCACAATACAAAAATCAGAAGGACCTGAAACTGAGAAACAAAGAGGAAAGCAACAACGGACAAAAAAACAGGCAATCTGACAGCTATCTAGAACAACAAAGAACTGGCAAGGTTAGTAGTCCCCCTGAATGGAATAAAATTGCCAGAAGCCCTAAAAAATTAAGCAAAAGCTATGTggaagacagaaagagaaaacatAGTGATTGCAGGAGGAACAAAGAAGCAAGCGGTCCTGTGCCCTGTGGAGGGAaaccttcaccaccaccaccacctcctgttTTAAACAAAGACTTGAAACATGGCCACCCTAAAGAGGATAGCAGTAAAAGTGAATCTGAACACACGCGTTCAAAATCGGGCAGACATAGAActgaagagaaaaggaaaaatgagAGAGATGATTCTAATGAGGCCAGGACTtctcaaaatgaaaaaagagaatCAAAGGAACCATCCCTCCAAACAGGAAAAGGAGCCATGAAAATTAAAGATAGttcaaaaagggagaaaaagaagtCCTTTCAATCAGTAGAGACTGCCAAGGTAGTTGAAGGCTTGGAGGAGCAGGTGCCTATAAAAGTTAGAAGGGAGGAGGAGCAGTCAAAAAGCAAAGACTTAAAACTGAGCTTTATGCAGACATTAAATTTAACCCTTTCTCCTGCTAAGAAGCAAACAGACAAATGCAAAGCAGTGGCAAAGTCTACCAATAAATGTGGTACAGAAATTCCAGGTCAGGAAGTCATGTTGGTACCAGCTGAGGCTATTGGTGCTAATGCCATTAAGCAAACACAAACACCACTATCACCAATCTGTGACAATCCTGTTCAGACCAAATCGGAACAAGTAATGCCTCTTTCTGAGGTCAAAACGAAGGTGGGAAATGAGGGGCTGCCAAAAACTCTAAACGCAAAGCCTTTGAAGACAACCTCAGACCCACAAGATATAGCAGCGCAGTGGGCGCCGGAGGATGCGAAGCTCCTGCCTGAGGCAAAAACTGGGATGGGAGAAGCTGATGGAGTTGATGAGATGCATGTGGCTTCTGGTTTAGAAAGCCCCTTGGTTCAAGACACACTTCCCGATAACTCTTTCAATGATGTGGAGACTATAAGTTCTGTGGATTTTGATTCTTTTAGTGTAATAGATGAGATCAGTGGGACAGATTCAGACTCACTGATGGATGAGAAGGAGTCCAGTAATTGGACAGGTGAAAATGTCTTGGAGGGTCCTGAAAAAGAGAACAAGCCTATGCCTCATAAAGCTACTGTGGAAGAAGGCAAAATACTGAGTGGTGGTCACTTGGAGCCAAGCTTTCCTGACCGTAACCATGAAAACCACTTGGAAACATTATACAATGAAGGGTTGAAACCTACATCTCCAGCAAGAGAAATAAGCACAGTTTCTGTTGATGATGATAACTCTATTCTGAGCATTGATCTCAATCATATGAGGAATATTCCAAAAGCAATCAGCCCACTTAATAGTCCAATGCGACCTTTGGCTAAAGTACCCCGAATGGAAAGCCCTTACAAAGGACCTGTGAAAAGCTATAATACAG ATTTTGTTCCAGAAAATGCAGTTGTCTATCCTGGAAGGAACCAGTCCAGTGAACTGAACAAGGAAAACCAAAAGCCTCTTTGCTCAGATCATCAAATCTTAGAGGAGTCTCAGCTAAGCATGTCCTCAGATGAATTAGAAGAAGGTGAAATTGTAAGTGACAATGATGAGCCTAAAATAGAAGCCAGCTCTGAAAATAgtaaaaaaacaagaagaaaagcaTCTCCAGATAGATCTAATTTGGCCAAGAGTACTTGCAACCACAAGGTCAGGACAACATCTTCCAGAGAAGATACAGGAAAATTGTcttctgggggaaaaaataaagaaaatcccAAAGATGGAACTATAATGCGCTCCAATGAAGTAAAGAAAATTAAAACTGTGAGCATGGACAGTCTTGAAAAAATAGTTCAAATTATTGTTGTACCTTCTACAGTGCATGAGTTCATGCAGATGCTGAAAGCTATAAGAAAGCAAGTACGGAAAAGCTACATGAAGTTTAAGATACAATTTCCAGTACAGCATTTTCATAGGATCATAGATTCAGCTATTTTGAACTTTACATCTTTGGTAAAATACCTTGACTTCTCTAAAATGTCTAAATCTAGTGAGGCTTTAAAGCTGAACCTCTGTGAAGTTATAGAATATAAACTTAATCGGATCAAAGAGAATAGTGCAATAGAGCATCTCTTTGAACAGCAGCAATCCGATATGAAGAAAAAGTTGTGGAAACTTGTAGACGAGCAGCTTGACTACTTAtttgataaaataaaaaaaattattctaaaGCTATGTACCTTGGTAAGCTTTGGAAATGAAAGCGATGAAGGTAAGcttgataaaagaaagaaagaaagccccaAATGCCTTataaatcataaaaataaaattgacagACAGAAATCAAAGAAACCAGCCTTAAATGCTAGAATGCAAAGGCCTGAAGAATGTGCCCCATCAAAACCAGTAGCAGGTAACCAGCTATTGAAGCGAGGTCACCATAACACAAACAAAATGAGTACACAGAAAAATGTGACTGCAAAATGTAGAAGTTCCCATACTGTTAACCCAAAACATTCTCGGACTGAAGCTGAACCTTTCAAGGAAAGCTCCATGTCAGACACTTCTTTGAACGgtggaaaaaatgaaaatgaaagattGCGTATGATTGGAGACTCTCACAAGTCTGATATTAGCTGTGGACCTCTCACAGAACAGCAGATGTCTGGCCTGACATTCAACCTGGTGAATGACGCTCAAATGGGTGAAATGTTCAAAAGTTTGTTACAAGGCTCTGACCTTTCAGAAAAAAATGGTGACTTTATCAATGACAATCAGTGGGAGTTCAGGACACCAGAAAAACACACCCAAGATGGCCAGAACTGTGTGAATGAGCCTCCATATGAGACCGAAGAGCAGATTCCAAGAGAGACTGGAGTTGAGTCAAGAGTACTAGATGGAATTAAATGGCCTATAGTTTCACCTGAAAGGGATTCAGCTTTTTTAGCTAGGCTGCAGATGCCAATTGATCCAGATATTCTTGATGAAAGCTGTATGTTTGAAATTCCTACTAGTCCTGCTTTGAAGAAAGGTGAGGAGTGCATttcagagaaaccaaaatcaCTTGTCTCTTCTATTCTTCTGGAAGACCTAGCTGTGTCATTGACTATTCCCTCCCCTTTGAAGTCAGATGCTCATCTTAGCTTCTTGAAACCTGACATGTATGGCTCAGTTCCTGAGGATGTTCTGAGCGCACACTTCAGTGAAGATGCCCATCTCGAAGAGGAGGATGCTTCTGAACAGGACATCCATTTGGCTTTGGAATCTGATAATTCAAGCAGCAAATCAAGCTGTTCTTCATCATGGGCAAGTATACCTCCTGCTCCTGGATTTCAGTATTGCCCAAGCCTTCCAATGCAGGCAGTAATAATGGAGAAATCAAATGACCactttattgttaaaataaggcGTGCCGCACCATCTACCTCACCAGTCCTTGAACAGCCTACTCTAGCAAATGAACCACTGACCTCTTCTAGTGGGGCAGGAAACAAGGAAATAGTGTTGGAAGAAAAATTAGATACTTTGGACCTCAAAAGCATTCCTTTGGAAGATACAGCAACATCTAAggaaaatttaaagattattgaCTCTGAGGGTAAGCTGAATGATGTTGGAGAGAGACAAGTTACTCATTTGCTGGGGTCTGAGAAGGAGCCACCTCTGTGCCTTGCAAACGATCAGGTTCCTCATCTTTCTGAACCCCAACAGGAACCTCATTCTGATGCCCCGAATGAGGCACTTGAATCTGTAGAGGACCTGTTCAGGAATGCCAGAGAAGAACAACCTTGCAATCTTGCAGCATCTGAATTGCTTCAGGAGCGATATACTAATGCCAGTCAAACTCAAGGCCCTGATTTACTTGGGCCCCATCAGGTGTTGCACGGTGGTGCTGGCCCAGAAGAAGCCACTGATTTGCAAGAGCCACCTAAAGAACCAGGGAGAACTTTAGAATCCTTGATTAAAACTAGCCAGCATGAGGACACACCTGAAGTGTTTACACTACCTCAGGCACACACCGTGAAAGTTTTTCAAAAAAGAGATGCATCTTGTGCTGAATTAGAACATTCTCCAATTAGCTGTGCAGCAGTTTCCCTTGTAGAAAAGTTGTCTTCTGAGACCCATTTTGATATATGTGTAGACTTGACTGATGAGACTCCCATAGAAAATGAAGTTGATTCATGGGATCTTACAGTGGAACGTGCTTCAAATGCTAGAATGGGAGGCTTATGTAAAGATAAAGAGGAGGGGAAGACAGTGAACCACCATGTAGCAGATGATCATCCAAAGCATGATGTTGAAGCAGTTGTAAATTTGACAGAGCATCCGCCTGACAAGTGTACAGCAGATAAGAATTTTGAAACAGGTACTACTCTAAATACTAGTGGCCTGGGATGTgaaacaaaagaaaggaaaaaaagaaaaaaagagacagaagataCACCCAAcgcaaaaagacaaagaaaggagAGTAGTGAATTGGCTTGTAAAAAAGGCAGCAAAAGGTCTAAAGAGATTACTTCAGTGACCACAGACACATCCAGTAATAAAACTGCATCAGTCGGAGACAAAGATTCTTTACCATCAACATCCTCCCTGACACCCTCAAGTCTGTGTGCCAAAAACATCATTAAGAAAAAAGGGGAAGTTGTGATTTCTTGGACAAG AAATGATGACCGGGAGATTCTATTGGAATGTCAGAAGAAAGGACCTTCAGGAAAAACATTTGCTTCTGTTGCTGTCAGGTTAAATAAAAGTCCAGCTCAG GTTGAAGAAAGATTCAAgcagttgctgaaactattcaagATGTCAAACTGCAGCTAG